In Mycoplasmopsis cynos, the following are encoded in one genomic region:
- the lon gene encoding endopeptidase La — protein sequence MVNEKENKLILNTVVLKTKDLVFPGSIVEKEFLNQDDYFGFVNAKVGDSFAILFQEKGDGVNPYGVFCSFIKLVNNKTTSKKPKYSIIFKVKSFYEAEELGLVLFDDKKSNDGVYEELLPQMKISELMEKYGYGKIGFGTQGTRNYVDPFDAIFNIEHQESIGKMVELFNNLSKPIENDSKESATFEGLVFTNKPYSKENVTIKWIYDLVNKYSEFNSENNKIYKDKEIFFTLISYIKWDFINKRSLFDEFNLDSITDLLGKISELIGLSVEISQKVQNNMNTKLSLQQKEFILREKVKVLQEELSNINVPINDDDYSKDLKDSVRSQIYPDSVKTIIAEETKRSSEMMPVSPEASISKTFVSTLKKLPWRKTQKEFLDINFARKTLDKYHYGLDKVKERIIEYIAVIINQKLNAKNTEKKLELDKENEVDLSLFKEGIQSKETFNNVPIICLVGPPGTGKTSLSKTVAEALKRKFIKISLGGVHDESEIRGHRRTYVGAMPGKIIKGILKAEVSNPVVLLDEIDKMASTNKGDPASAMLEVLDPEQNTKFQDHYLEHEYDLSKAIFIATANYYENIPHALIDRVEVIELSSYTLTEKINIARKHLLPKVIEQVGLKENFFKIDDKTIEYIIKHYTNEAGVRGLKRILDKIARKFTLRLLETKDSQKPDSFTIKIEDLDDLIGVIIYKRETELEEEKPGTVNGLAYTSYGGSTLQIEVNIYPGKEEIKITGSLKDVMRESAQISLSYVRSNAEKFGIKDFDFDKNTIHIHVPEGAVPKDGPSAGVTFTTALISALKKTSVPSNYGMTGEITLRGKVLEIGGLKEKSFAASQKNINYVFIPEANVKNLKDIPNEIKKTITYIPVKNYEEIYDIIFNKKKPFKEIKS from the coding sequence ATGGTAAACGAAAAAGAAAATAAGTTAATTTTAAACACAGTTGTTCTTAAAACTAAGGACTTAGTTTTTCCTGGATCAATTGTTGAAAAAGAATTTTTAAATCAAGATGATTATTTTGGGTTTGTTAATGCAAAGGTTGGTGATTCATTCGCAATTCTTTTTCAGGAAAAAGGTGATGGTGTAAATCCGTATGGTGTTTTTTGTTCATTTATTAAACTTGTTAATAATAAAACAACAAGCAAAAAACCAAAATATTCAATTATTTTTAAAGTAAAGTCATTTTATGAAGCTGAAGAACTTGGGCTTGTATTGTTTGATGATAAGAAAAGCAATGATGGAGTTTATGAAGAGTTACTTCCACAAATGAAAATTAGTGAGTTAATGGAAAAATATGGTTATGGAAAAATTGGTTTCGGAACTCAAGGAACCAGAAATTATGTCGATCCATTTGATGCTATTTTTAATATAGAACATCAAGAAAGTATCGGAAAAATGGTTGAGCTTTTCAATAACTTGTCAAAACCTATTGAAAATGACAGTAAAGAAAGCGCGACATTTGAAGGTTTAGTTTTTACTAATAAACCATATTCTAAAGAAAATGTTACAATTAAATGAATTTATGATTTAGTTAATAAATATTCTGAATTTAATAGTGAAAATAATAAAATATATAAAGATAAAGAAATATTTTTTACCCTTATATCATATATAAAGTGAGATTTTATTAATAAAAGAAGTTTATTTGATGAATTTAACTTAGATAGTATTACTGATTTATTAGGAAAAATTTCTGAATTAATTGGACTAAGTGTAGAAATTAGTCAAAAAGTTCAAAATAATATGAATACAAAACTTTCTTTACAACAAAAAGAATTTATTTTACGTGAAAAAGTTAAAGTTCTTCAAGAAGAATTATCTAACATTAATGTTCCGATTAATGACGATGATTATTCAAAGGATTTAAAAGATAGTGTTAGAAGTCAAATTTATCCCGACTCAGTCAAAACTATTATTGCAGAAGAAACTAAACGTTCAAGCGAAATGATGCCTGTTTCTCCAGAAGCATCAATTTCAAAAACATTTGTTTCAACTTTAAAAAAATTGCCATGAAGAAAAACTCAAAAAGAATTTCTTGATATTAATTTTGCTCGCAAAACACTTGATAAATATCATTATGGGTTAGATAAAGTAAAAGAAAGAATTATTGAATATATCGCTGTCATTATTAATCAAAAATTAAATGCAAAAAATACTGAAAAAAAGCTTGAACTAGATAAAGAAAACGAAGTTGATCTTAGTTTATTTAAAGAAGGTATTCAAAGTAAAGAAACTTTTAATAATGTTCCAATCATTTGTTTAGTTGGTCCCCCAGGAACTGGAAAAACATCTTTATCAAAAACTGTTGCAGAAGCTTTAAAAAGAAAATTTATTAAAATTTCACTTGGTGGTGTTCATGATGAAAGTGAAATTCGCGGGCATAGAAGAACATATGTAGGCGCAATGCCAGGTAAAATTATTAAAGGTATTTTGAAAGCAGAAGTTTCTAATCCAGTTGTTTTACTTGACGAAATAGATAAGATGGCTTCAACAAATAAAGGTGATCCAGCTAGCGCAATGCTTGAAGTTTTAGATCCAGAGCAAAACACCAAGTTTCAAGATCATTACTTAGAACATGAATATGATCTTTCAAAAGCTATTTTTATAGCTACTGCAAACTATTATGAAAATATTCCTCATGCTTTAATTGACCGTGTTGAGGTTATTGAACTTTCTTCATACACATTAACTGAAAAAATTAATATCGCTAGAAAACATTTATTACCAAAAGTTATTGAACAAGTTGGATTAAAAGAAAACTTTTTTAAAATTGATGATAAAACTATTGAATACATCATTAAGCACTACACTAATGAAGCTGGAGTTCGTGGATTAAAGAGAATTTTAGATAAAATTGCTAGAAAATTTACACTACGATTATTAGAAACAAAAGATTCACAAAAACCTGATTCATTCACTATTAAAATCGAAGATCTTGATGATTTAATTGGAGTTATTATTTATAAGCGTGAAACAGAATTAGAAGAAGAAAAACCGGGTACAGTTAATGGTTTAGCTTACACTTCATATGGTGGATCTACTTTGCAAATTGAAGTAAATATTTATCCAGGTAAAGAAGAAATTAAAATTACTGGTTCATTAAAAGATGTGATGCGCGAGTCTGCACAAATTTCATTATCATATGTAAGATCTAACGCGGAAAAATTTGGTATTAAAGATTTTGATTTTGACAAAAATACCATTCATATTCATGTCCCTGAAGGTGCGGTTCCGAAAGATGGGCCAAGTGCTGGTGTAACGTTCACGACAGCATTGATTTCAGCATTGAAGAAAACTTCCGTTCCGTCAAATTATGGAATGACTGGTGAAATAACTCTTCGTGGTAAAGTTCTAGAAATTGGTGGTTTAAAAGAAAAGTCATTTGCTGCTAGTCAAAAGAATATTAACTATGTTTTTATACCTGAAGCAAATGTTAAAAACTTAAAAGATATTCCTAATGAAATAAAGAAAACTATTACATATATTCCTGTTAAAAATTACGAAGAAATATATGATATTATCTTTAATAAGAAAAAACCATTTAAAGAGATAAAATCATAA
- the upp gene encoding uracil phosphoribosyltransferase, whose protein sequence is MLKIIKHPLIDIKLTKMRDLNCNHNEFRRNLNEIASLMVYEIMRDYEPKTHIVTTPLNQVFHGKAFDKEIVLVPILRAGLGMTDGLLNLVPEARVGHIGMYRDEETLTPKDYFYKIPNVAKDSLLIVVDPMLATGNSAVDAIHHLKRDGFTNIKLVCLVGVKEGVANVEKNFGSNFEIYLAALDQNLNNVGYIEPGLGDAGDRIFGTK, encoded by the coding sequence ATGCTTAAAATAATCAAACACCCACTAATTGATATTAAATTAACAAAAATGCGCGATCTTAATTGCAATCATAATGAATTTCGTCGTAATTTAAATGAAATTGCATCTTTAATGGTTTATGAAATTATGCGTGATTATGAACCTAAAACTCATATTGTTACTACACCTTTAAATCAAGTTTTTCACGGAAAAGCTTTTGATAAGGAAATTGTATTAGTACCAATTTTAAGAGCTGGATTAGGAATGACTGATGGTTTATTAAATTTAGTACCAGAAGCTAGAGTAGGACACATTGGAATGTACCGTGATGAAGAAACACTTACACCAAAAGATTATTTTTATAAAATTCCAAATGTTGCAAAAGATAGTTTATTAATTGTTGTTGATCCAATGCTTGCAACTGGTAATTCCGCTGTAGATGCAATACATCATTTAAAACGAGACGGATTTACTAATATTAAATTAGTTTGTCTTGTTGGTGTTAAAGAAGGTGTTGCTAATGTTGAAAAGAACTTTGGTTCTAACTTTGAAATTTATTTAGCTGCACTTGATCAAAATTTAAATAATGTTGGTTATATTGAACCAGGTTTAGGGGATGCTGGTGATAGAATATTCGGAACAAAATAA